The Actinopolyspora erythraea genome has a segment encoding these proteins:
- a CDS encoding type I polyketide synthase — MSEAVAIVGMAGRFPGASCPRWLWRVVRESQRTTRRLTPEEAEADGVGGSWTTRDDYVPVAGVLDDVDRFDSAFFGIGASEADLLDPQQRLLLECCSEALEDAGCAPELFGGRIGVFAGVGASSYRLLDGRTSPLNLGTADEALRLITNDKDFAATRAAYRLDLRGPAVSVQTACSTSLVAVHQAALSLSRGDSDAVLAGGASVRVPHRVGYLYQQGGILSPDGCCRPFSAEAAGTVPSSGAGIVLLKRLSDAVENRDHVYAVLLGSAINNDGSPKLSYAAPSVEGQVAVIETALARAGVDPSTIDYLETHGTGTLLGDSMELAALNRSFAARRNEDRTGGCALGSVKANLGHLDVAAGVTGLIKAALSVHHGTVPPAPNSRPESPDLAETARFRLPESAEPWPDREHPRRAGVSSFGIGGTNAHVVLEQAPPVRPPEPPRPHQLLLLSARTETALAQAAGDTSETLREVPLESAAQSLLTGRNARAYRCSVVADGPDEAATAMREARAERIPERRPGLAFLFPGPGAQWPGMLREVYDHEPVFRDALDHCAERLAPRTGHDIRELLCFSSSRDSRASRTLRRTDVAMPAVFAVEYALTRLLDFWNLRPDALLGYSLGECVAACVSGVLGLDDALELVAHRGALLASLPAGGMLNVGLPREELRPLLHGNLAVAVDVGPDICLASGPLSELAELEARLTARGVTCRRVPVDYAGHSAELDPVVGPFRDVVAGLELGPPRLPYLANATGDWITAEQAASPTYWARQLRETVRLNEDFTALADAECGQLLEVGPGRALTSWARRHPDIGRGVDVLPTLGGEASVYRGLLASVGRMWERGQAFDRGAFEFGHAQRRVPLPAHPFERGRHWITSPEEPVGEGGGPVRPSAAERSEPEGVARGHTTTWERVLGVAPVGPDDDFFELGGDSLVAVQLAAAVNEDHRSDIAPQDLLRAPTPRKLAALLGEDGFERTGDSRSSLTALGGSPGASSAAAPPLYLVHPVGGGALVYRDLAESLDGTCEVLGFTARGFQDRLDPRRSVAEMARAYVAELLSHRPEGDFWLGGSSFGGVVAFEMTRLLAERHRAPLLTALIDSPWPPQVSEAELDAETNAARLSDAPPDVRESLVRLRGAHVTALRDHVPAALSGDPPFLYVRASESDYSSENHPESAWREVVPGMLTETSPGGHESMLRHPNASALAAVLTSHLPGGGSGSAS; from the coding sequence ATGTCAGAGGCCGTCGCGATCGTGGGGATGGCGGGCAGGTTCCCGGGAGCTTCCTGCCCGAGGTGGTTGTGGCGGGTGGTCCGCGAGAGCCAGCGAACCACCCGGCGCCTGACCCCGGAGGAGGCCGAGGCGGACGGGGTGGGTGGTTCGTGGACGACCAGGGACGACTACGTGCCGGTGGCGGGAGTCCTGGACGACGTCGACCGCTTCGACTCGGCGTTCTTCGGGATCGGGGCCAGCGAGGCCGACCTGCTGGATCCCCAGCAGCGCCTGCTGCTGGAGTGCTGCTCGGAAGCGCTGGAGGACGCTGGGTGTGCTCCGGAGCTGTTCGGGGGGAGGATCGGCGTCTTCGCCGGGGTGGGAGCCTCGTCCTACCGACTGCTCGACGGGCGGACGAGTCCGTTGAACCTCGGTACCGCGGACGAGGCCCTCCGGCTGATCACCAATGACAAGGACTTCGCCGCCACGCGGGCGGCCTACCGGCTCGATCTGCGCGGACCCGCCGTGAGCGTGCAGACGGCCTGCTCGACCTCGCTGGTCGCCGTGCACCAAGCGGCGCTGAGCCTCTCGCGGGGTGACAGCGACGCCGTCCTGGCGGGCGGGGCCTCGGTCCGGGTCCCGCACCGGGTCGGTTATCTGTACCAGCAGGGCGGCATCCTTTCCCCGGACGGGTGTTGCCGCCCCTTCTCCGCCGAGGCCGCGGGAACCGTCCCCTCCAGCGGAGCCGGCATCGTGCTGCTGAAGCGGCTCTCCGACGCCGTGGAGAACCGCGACCACGTCTACGCCGTGCTGCTCGGCTCGGCGATCAACAACGACGGCAGCCCGAAGCTCTCCTACGCGGCGCCCTCCGTGGAGGGGCAGGTCGCGGTCATCGAGACCGCCCTCGCACGCGCCGGGGTGGATCCGTCCACCATCGACTACCTGGAAACCCACGGCACGGGGACCCTGCTCGGGGACTCCATGGAGCTGGCCGCGCTGAACCGGTCGTTCGCCGCCCGGCGGAACGAGGACCGCACCGGGGGATGCGCCCTGGGGTCGGTCAAGGCCAACCTGGGCCACCTCGACGTCGCGGCCGGTGTCACCGGCCTGATCAAGGCCGCGCTGAGCGTCCACCACGGCACCGTTCCACCCGCCCCGAACTCCCGCCCCGAGTCCCCGGACCTGGCGGAGACCGCGCGGTTCCGGCTGCCGGAGAGCGCCGAACCCTGGCCGGATCGGGAACATCCACGGCGTGCTGGAGTGAGTTCCTTCGGCATCGGCGGCACCAACGCCCACGTCGTGCTGGAGCAGGCGCCGCCCGTCCGCCCTCCGGAGCCGCCGCGCCCGCACCAGTTGTTGCTGCTGTCGGCGCGCACGGAAACCGCACTGGCCCAGGCGGCGGGGGACACGTCGGAGACCCTGCGGGAGGTCCCGTTGGAATCGGCCGCGCAGTCCCTGCTGACCGGCCGCAACGCGCGGGCGTACCGGTGCTCCGTGGTGGCCGACGGTCCGGACGAGGCAGCCACCGCGATGCGGGAGGCGAGGGCCGAGCGGATACCCGAGCGACGGCCCGGGCTCGCGTTCCTGTTCCCCGGGCCGGGGGCGCAGTGGCCGGGGATGCTCCGGGAGGTGTACGACCACGAGCCCGTGTTCCGGGACGCGCTCGATCACTGCGCCGAACGGCTGGCTCCCCGCACCGGTCACGACATCCGCGAGCTGCTGTGTTTCTCGTCGAGCCGGGACTCGCGGGCGTCCCGGACGCTGCGGCGAACGGACGTCGCCATGCCCGCCGTCTTCGCCGTCGAGTACGCGCTGACCCGGCTGCTCGACTTCTGGAACCTGCGGCCGGACGCCCTGCTGGGCTACAGCCTCGGTGAGTGCGTCGCCGCGTGCGTCAGCGGTGTGCTCGGCCTGGACGACGCGCTGGAACTGGTGGCGCACCGGGGTGCGTTGCTGGCGAGCCTCCCGGCGGGAGGGATGCTCAACGTCGGTCTCCCCCGGGAGGAGTTGCGGCCGCTCCTGCACGGAAACCTGGCGGTCGCCGTGGACGTCGGACCCGACATCTGCCTGGCGTCCGGACCGCTGTCCGAACTCGCCGAGCTGGAGGCACGGTTGACCGCGCGGGGAGTCACCTGTCGGCGCGTCCCGGTCGACTACGCCGGGCACTCAGCCGAGCTCGACCCGGTCGTGGGGCCGTTCCGCGACGTGGTTGCCGGTTTGGAGCTCGGTCCGCCCCGCCTGCCCTACCTCGCCAACGCGACGGGGGACTGGATCACCGCCGAGCAGGCGGCGAGCCCGACGTACTGGGCACGCCAGCTTCGCGAGACCGTGCGGCTCAACGAGGACTTCACGGCGCTGGCGGACGCGGAGTGCGGTCAACTGCTGGAGGTCGGCCCGGGACGCGCGCTGACCTCCTGGGCCCGCCGGCATCCCGACATCGGGCGAGGGGTCGACGTCCTCCCGACTCTCGGCGGGGAGGCGTCGGTGTATCGCGGACTGCTCGCTTCGGTCGGGCGGATGTGGGAGAGGGGACAGGCCTTCGACCGGGGCGCGTTCGAGTTCGGACACGCACAGCGCCGGGTGCCGCTGCCCGCGCACCCGTTCGAGCGCGGGCGGCACTGGATCACTTCCCCGGAGGAGCCCGTCGGCGAAGGCGGTGGGCCGGTTCGGCCCAGCGCCGCGGAACGCTCCGAGCCCGAGGGCGTGGCGCGGGGGCACACCACCACCTGGGAACGTGTGCTCGGGGTGGCCCCGGTCGGGCCGGACGACGACTTCTTCGAGCTCGGCGGCGACTCGCTGGTGGCCGTCCAACTGGCCGCCGCCGTCAACGAGGACCATCGAAGCGACATCGCGCCGCAGGACCTGCTTCGCGCCCCCACGCCGCGAAAGCTGGCGGCCCTGCTCGGCGAGGACGGGTTCGAGCGGACCGGTGATTCCCGTTCGAGCCTGACCGCTCTCGGTGGTTCGCCGGGGGCGTCGAGCGCAGCGGCGCCTCCGCTGTACCTGGTGCACCCCGTCGGTGGGGGCGCGCTGGTCTACCGGGACCTCGCCGAGAGCCTCGACGGAACCTGCGAGGTGCTGGGGTTCACCGCCCGCGGGTTTCAGGACCGGCTGGATCCGCGCCGGAGCGTGGCCGAGATGGCCCGGGCCTACGTCGCGGAACTCCTGAGCCACCGGCCGGAGGGGGATTTCTGGCTCGGTGGGTCCTCCTTCGGAGGGGTGGTCGCCTTCGAGATGACCAGGCTGCTCGCGGAGCGGCACAGGGCGCCGCTGTTGACCGCGCTGATCGACTCCCCGTGGCCCCCTCAGGTGTCCGAGGCGGAGCTCGACGCCGAGACGAACGCCGCGCGGCTCTCCGACGCTCCTCCCGACGTGCGGGAGAGCCTGGTCCGGTTGCGCGGAGCCCACGTGACCGCTCTCCGGGACCACGTTCCCGCCGCGCTCTCCGGGGATCCGCCCTTCCTCTACGTCCGTGCCTCGGAGAGCGACTACTCGTCGGAGAACCACCCGGAGTCCGCCTGGCGCGAGGTGGTCCCGGGCATGCTCACCGAGACGTCGCCGGGCGGTCACGAGTCCATGCTCCGCCATCCGAACGCGAGCGCTCTCGCGGCGGTGCTGACGAGCCATCTTCCGGGCGGTGGTTCCGGTTCGGCGAGCTAG
- a CDS encoding non-ribosomal peptide synthetase — protein MNNTASGEIEMDSSEEAALGSGSVSLFHTIAERASRFPEAVAVQTDERVITYRELMSTTERIARLLRTNDVGPDVLVGVSMRRCPELVSSLLAVVRSGGGYVPLDPSYPDSRIRGMIDDARPAVLLVGPGGVSPGELDMPEEEAPTVVDVTAPADVTEFDGYEEPSSGDALYVMYTSGSTGSPKGVVNTRGAVTELLRRMSRRFPLDTESRVLLKTPFGFDVSAWEIFWPLMSGARLVLAHPEGQHDPAHLVRKIREHGVTDAIFVPTQLTAFLDEQDDTRCPTLRRVFLVGEDLAPELLRRCHEALPGASVINAYGPTEAAIVTIDHTCRESDASGRRVPVGRPVARTEAHVLDAATLRPVPRGTEGELFLAGPQLARGYLHRPAMTAERFLPNPHGPPGSRLYRTGDLARVREDGTIEFLGRDDRQVKVRGNRVELGDVEASLRRLPMVGDAEAAVRTDPADGTNTLVAWVTAASGEATTATAIRGALLELVPRYMVPSHLVVLDAFPMLPNGKLDRSELPEPFGGTASSEATAESAPEHHERTVMRVWGELLEVSEIGRDDGFFELGGNSMLLLRIRTRLQQQGYQGIRLLDLLEHPTPRGLAEFLRGRDQRQDAEL, from the coding sequence ATGAACAACACAGCTTCCGGCGAAATCGAAATGGACTCCTCCGAGGAGGCGGCCCTCGGCAGCGGCTCAGTGTCGCTGTTCCACACGATCGCGGAGCGGGCGAGCCGGTTTCCCGAGGCGGTCGCCGTCCAGACCGACGAGCGCGTGATCACTTACCGCGAGCTGATGTCGACGACCGAGCGGATCGCCCGCCTGCTTCGGACGAACGACGTCGGTCCCGACGTGCTGGTCGGTGTCAGCATGCGCCGCTGCCCCGAGCTGGTGAGTTCGCTGCTGGCTGTCGTCCGGTCGGGCGGCGGGTACGTGCCGCTCGATCCGTCCTATCCGGATAGCCGGATCAGGGGGATGATCGACGACGCCCGGCCGGCGGTGCTGCTGGTCGGCCCGGGAGGTGTTTCCCCGGGCGAGCTCGACATGCCCGAGGAGGAGGCTCCGACCGTGGTCGACGTGACGGCCCCCGCGGACGTCACCGAGTTCGACGGGTACGAGGAACCCTCATCCGGCGACGCGCTGTACGTCATGTACACCTCCGGCTCGACCGGCTCTCCCAAGGGGGTGGTCAACACCCGGGGCGCGGTGACCGAACTGCTCCGCCGGATGTCCCGGCGGTTCCCGCTGGACACCGAATCCCGCGTGCTGCTCAAGACCCCCTTCGGTTTCGACGTGTCGGCCTGGGAGATCTTCTGGCCGCTCATGTCCGGGGCCCGCCTGGTGCTCGCGCATCCCGAGGGGCAGCACGATCCGGCGCACCTCGTCCGGAAGATCCGGGAGCACGGGGTCACCGATGCCATATTTGTCCCCACGCAGCTCACCGCGTTCCTCGACGAGCAGGACGACACCCGGTGCCCGACGTTGCGGCGCGTGTTCCTGGTGGGCGAGGATCTCGCGCCGGAACTCCTGCGGCGCTGCCACGAGGCACTGCCCGGGGCGAGCGTGATCAACGCCTACGGCCCCACCGAGGCCGCGATAGTGACGATCGACCACACGTGCCGCGAGTCCGACGCCTCGGGCAGGAGGGTTCCGGTCGGGAGGCCGGTGGCCCGCACCGAGGCGCACGTCCTCGACGCCGCCACGCTGCGGCCGGTTCCGAGGGGAACCGAGGGGGAGCTGTTCCTCGCCGGGCCCCAGCTGGCGAGGGGGTACCTGCACCGCCCCGCCATGACCGCCGAGCGGTTCCTGCCCAACCCGCACGGGCCGCCGGGGAGCAGGCTGTACCGTACCGGCGATCTGGCCAGGGTCCGCGAGGACGGGACCATCGAGTTCCTGGGACGCGACGACCGCCAGGTCAAGGTTCGCGGCAACCGCGTGGAGCTGGGGGACGTCGAGGCGAGCCTGCGTCGCCTGCCGATGGTCGGCGACGCCGAGGCGGCCGTGCGCACCGATCCCGCGGACGGGACGAACACCCTGGTGGCCTGGGTCACCGCTGCCTCGGGGGAAGCCACCACCGCCACGGCGATCCGTGGCGCGCTCCTCGAACTCGTGCCCCGGTACATGGTGCCCTCCCACCTCGTCGTCCTCGACGCGTTCCCGATGCTGCCCAACGGCAAGCTGGACCGCTCGGAGCTGCCCGAACCCTTCGGCGGCACCGCTTCCTCCGAAGCGACCGCCGAGTCGGCCCCCGAGCACCACGAGCGAACCGTGATGCGGGTGTGGGGCGAGCTGCTGGAGGTCTCCGAGATCGGGCGCGACGACGGTTTCTTCGAGCTCGGGGGCAACTCGATGCTGCTGCTGCGGATCCGCACCCGGTTGCAGCAGCAGGGCTACCAGGGAATACGCCTGCTGGATCTGCTGGAGCACCCGACACCGCGCGGCCTCGCGGAGTTCCTGCGCGGCCGAGACCAGCGACAGGACGCGGAGCTGTGA
- a CDS encoding non-ribosomal peptide synthetase: protein MPELQRPVPVHRRFERWAAADPGRTAITDAAVSLSYGELDRRANRIAHRLLASGAADGGPIGVAADRGIGLVTALLGVLKTGSGYVPLDPAHPRERLRHIGSECRLRLVLGENHHRGLAADTGARFLDLDDAANSEAPERAPDITPDPDSAMYVIHTSGSTGAPKGVVVTHANVARLFSATRDSLRIAETDVWSAFHSYAFDFSVWETWGALAHGGRLVTVPYEVSRDPETFWELLRRERVTVLNQTPSAFLRLLAAARRSGFPATSLRLVVFGGEELRPPTLRPWLEGYPDHAPELVNMYGITETTVHVTLRRVREADVASPDSPIGTPLDDLELHLLGPDLGPVGPSDTGELYVGGAGLARGYLRRPGLTAERFVPNPYGPPGSRLYRTGDLARRRQDGELVFLGRADRQVQLRGFRIEPGEVEAALRNHSEVDQAAAVVRDDGHGEPMLVGYVVPSDGTAPDPAAVRARVSELLPPQLVPTWIVALDTLPLTAQGKLDEEALPAPEGSRGGGPAGVGREDRPDELLASLAAEVLELPRLDPEQNFFARGGDSIRAVRLVARARELGLSFTVADLYRAPVLRQLAERAVPAEQAAPAEETGTAEETAAPWETDSGVRPASHAQLGMLYECELHDDPTLYRVLAAVRLRGTPRPNELRAALDHVSARHEVLNSHFDQAEDGLPVQRILAGTRIPLSVWPSGSPKDDALTDVVEHWRHHWAEHVRADHAPPLHCHVLPHDDGTYHLALVVHHALLDGWSIATLGTELLHTYRAHLEGSEPALPAPVGTGCREHVRAERRAKEDPGSRSFWRRHLRRVVPGPPPGPPHTDAGEEAGTPRVTLPSGTTEALRRTARELSVPVKSLYLAAQLWARAALTEHATPVVGLAFHLRPETSAGDRALGMFLNILPITTGMSEGTRWPDLVHSAFDQERHLLPYRGMPLSELVSWRGGPLFDTVFNYTDFHVLRSEEDNLPRQEWYFDNPTTFPLFVEVQHGPVHAATSLTTRAGIGHSTAVAKRSQRLMLRALTSLAEEPDATVPSLTGTEETERTRSGR from the coding sequence ATGCCTGAGCTCCAACGGCCCGTCCCGGTCCACCGGCGATTCGAGCGCTGGGCGGCCGCCGATCCGGGCCGCACCGCCATCACCGACGCGGCGGTGTCGCTTTCCTACGGGGAGCTGGATCGCCGGGCCAACCGGATCGCCCACCGGCTGCTGGCCAGCGGCGCGGCCGACGGCGGCCCGATCGGTGTGGCGGCGGACCGGGGAATCGGGCTCGTCACCGCGTTGCTGGGCGTACTCAAAACGGGCAGTGGTTACGTGCCGCTGGATCCCGCGCATCCCCGCGAGCGGCTGCGCCACATCGGTTCCGAGTGCCGACTGCGACTCGTCCTCGGGGAGAACCACCACCGCGGTCTCGCGGCGGATACCGGTGCTCGTTTCCTCGACCTCGACGACGCCGCCAACAGCGAGGCGCCCGAGCGAGCCCCGGACATCACCCCCGATCCCGACTCCGCCATGTACGTCATCCACACCTCCGGATCCACCGGAGCGCCCAAGGGTGTCGTCGTGACGCACGCCAACGTGGCGCGCCTGTTCTCCGCCACGCGGGACAGCCTGCGGATCGCCGAGACGGACGTGTGGAGCGCCTTCCACTCCTACGCGTTCGACTTCTCCGTGTGGGAGACGTGGGGAGCGCTCGCCCACGGCGGGCGGCTGGTGACGGTGCCCTACGAGGTGAGCCGCGATCCGGAGACCTTCTGGGAACTCCTGCGGCGTGAGCGGGTGACGGTGCTCAACCAGACACCCTCCGCTTTCCTGCGGTTGCTGGCGGCGGCCCGCCGATCCGGCTTCCCGGCGACCTCGCTGCGGCTGGTGGTGTTCGGTGGGGAGGAGCTGCGCCCTCCGACGCTGCGCCCCTGGCTGGAGGGGTACCCGGACCACGCGCCGGAGCTGGTCAACATGTACGGCATCACCGAGACCACCGTGCACGTGACGCTGCGGCGAGTACGCGAGGCGGACGTGGCCAGCCCGGACAGCCCGATCGGCACCCCGCTCGACGATCTGGAACTGCACCTGCTCGGCCCCGATCTCGGTCCCGTCGGGCCCTCCGACACCGGTGAGTTGTACGTGGGTGGCGCCGGCCTGGCCCGGGGGTACCTGCGCCGCCCGGGGCTGACCGCCGAACGGTTCGTGCCGAACCCCTACGGGCCACCGGGGAGCCGGCTGTACCGGACGGGCGACCTGGCCCGCAGACGGCAGGACGGCGAACTGGTCTTCCTGGGTCGCGCCGATCGACAGGTCCAGCTGCGCGGCTTCCGCATCGAGCCGGGCGAGGTAGAGGCCGCGCTGCGGAACCACTCCGAGGTGGACCAGGCCGCCGCAGTCGTCCGCGACGACGGCCACGGCGAGCCGATGCTGGTCGGCTACGTCGTTCCCTCGGACGGCACCGCTCCGGACCCGGCCGCGGTGCGAGCCCGGGTATCCGAGCTGCTGCCGCCGCAGCTGGTGCCGACGTGGATCGTCGCGCTGGACACGCTGCCGCTGACGGCCCAGGGCAAACTGGACGAGGAAGCGCTCCCCGCTCCCGAGGGCTCTCGCGGAGGGGGCCCCGCCGGCGTCGGCCGGGAGGATCGCCCCGACGAACTGCTCGCCAGCCTCGCCGCCGAGGTACTGGAACTGCCACGCCTCGACCCGGAGCAGAACTTCTTCGCCCGGGGCGGGGACTCCATCCGCGCGGTCCGGCTCGTGGCCCGCGCACGCGAGCTGGGTCTGTCCTTCACGGTCGCCGATCTCTACCGCGCGCCGGTCCTCCGGCAGCTCGCCGAGCGGGCGGTTCCGGCCGAGCAGGCGGCTCCGGCCGAAGAAACGGGGACAGCCGAGGAGACAGCGGCACCGTGGGAAACCGATTCCGGGGTGCGTCCGGCATCGCACGCGCAGCTCGGCATGCTCTACGAGTGCGAGCTGCACGACGACCCGACGCTGTACCGGGTGCTCGCCGCCGTACGACTGCGCGGCACCCCGCGACCGAACGAGCTGCGTGCGGCCCTCGACCACGTCTCGGCGCGCCACGAGGTGCTCAACAGTCACTTCGACCAGGCGGAGGACGGCCTACCCGTGCAGCGGATCCTCGCCGGAACCAGGATTCCGCTGTCGGTGTGGCCGAGCGGTTCACCGAAGGACGACGCCCTGACCGACGTGGTCGAACACTGGCGCCACCACTGGGCGGAACACGTCCGGGCCGATCACGCGCCACCCCTGCACTGCCACGTGCTGCCGCACGACGACGGCACCTACCACCTCGCCCTGGTCGTTCACCACGCGCTGCTGGACGGTTGGAGCATCGCCACGCTCGGCACCGAACTGCTGCACACCTACCGCGCGCACCTCGAAGGCTCCGAACCTGCGCTGCCCGCGCCGGTGGGAACCGGCTGTCGGGAGCACGTCCGGGCTGAGCGACGGGCCAAGGAGGATCCCGGGTCCCGGTCCTTCTGGCGACGACACCTGCGGCGGGTCGTCCCCGGCCCGCCACCGGGGCCGCCGCACACCGACGCCGGCGAGGAGGCCGGAACACCCCGGGTCACGCTCCCGTCCGGCACGACGGAGGCCCTGCGGAGGACGGCCCGCGAACTGTCCGTACCCGTGAAGTCCCTGTACCTGGCGGCGCAGCTGTGGGCCCGCGCGGCCCTGACCGAGCACGCCACACCGGTCGTGGGTCTGGCGTTCCACCTCCGCCCCGAGACTTCGGCCGGTGACCGCGCGCTCGGCATGTTCCTCAACATCCTGCCGATCACGACCGGGATGTCCGAGGGAACGCGGTGGCCGGACCTGGTTCACAGCGCTTTCGACCAGGAACGTCACTTGCTGCCCTACCGCGGGATGCCGCTCTCCGAGCTCGTCTCGTGGCGGGGAGGGCCGCTGTTCGACACGGTTTTCAACTACACCGACTTCCACGTCCTCCGCTCGGAGGAGGACAACCTGCCCCGGCAGGAGTGGTACTTCGACAACCCGACGACGTTCCCCCTGTTCGTCGAGGTACAGCACGGTCCCGTGCACGCGGCCACGAGCCTCACCACCAGAGCCGGGATCGGACATTCCACCGCCGTGGCGAAGCGGTCCCAGCGGCTCATGCTCCGAGCGCTGACCTCGCTCGCGGAAGAACCCGACGCCACGGTCCCATCACTCACCGGCACCGAGGAAACCGAACGGACCAGGAGCGGAAGATGA
- a CDS encoding MbtH family NRPS accessory protein gives MTEHTEPERYVVVVNDRGQYSIWERESAPPAGWYDAGFEGDRDDCLAHIERTWRDI, from the coding sequence ATGACGGAACACACCGAACCCGAACGCTACGTCGTGGTCGTCAACGATCGCGGCCAGTACTCCATCTGGGAGCGGGAGTCGGCGCCACCCGCCGGGTGGTACGACGCCGGATTCGAGGGCGACCGGGACGACTGCCTCGCTCACATCGAGCGAACCTGGCGAGACATCTGA
- a CDS encoding HD domain-containing protein, whose amino-acid sequence MSVIAGIRIPDSTLTRGAHALAARHSPEFLLRHCERTYVFGRLATAAAGLQVREELAYVAALLHDLGLTEHYGGRRRFEVEGADAAYDWARDSGFVAEEARAIWNAVALHTSVGIADHKSPECALVHWGAGIDIDGSGLDQLDPARVGEVLAAFPRNGFADRMTDTVETAARRAPNAYALTWLAATADRYHDHALPTSEDMLGRDPFAS is encoded by the coding sequence ATGTCCGTTATCGCGGGTATCCGCATTCCCGACAGCACGCTCACACGTGGGGCACACGCGCTGGCCGCGCGTCACAGCCCCGAGTTTCTGCTGCGTCACTGTGAACGCACCTATGTCTTCGGTCGGCTGGCTACCGCGGCGGCGGGCCTCCAGGTGCGCGAAGAGCTCGCCTACGTCGCGGCGCTGCTGCACGATCTGGGGCTCACCGAGCACTACGGGGGACGGCGGCGATTCGAGGTCGAGGGGGCCGACGCCGCGTACGACTGGGCGAGGGACAGCGGTTTCGTGGCTGAGGAGGCGCGCGCGATCTGGAATGCCGTCGCGCTGCACACGTCGGTGGGCATCGCCGACCACAAGTCACCGGAGTGTGCCCTGGTGCACTGGGGTGCGGGAATCGACATCGACGGCAGTGGGCTCGACCAGCTCGATCCCGCGCGGGTCGGCGAGGTTCTCGCCGCTTTCCCCCGGAACGGGTTCGCCGATCGAATGACCGACACCGTCGAGACGGCCGCTCGTCGTGCTCCCAACGCCTACGCGCTGACCTGGCTGGCGGCGACCGCTGACCGCTATCACGACCACGCCTTGCCCACCTCCGAGGACATGCTCGGACGCGATCCGTTCGCCTCCTGA
- a CDS encoding GlxA family transcriptional regulator: MPMHQISVLALPGVVLFDLAIALEVFDNQPDRYTTTVCAPSSGPVPSTGPVPVHAAAGLTSLVEADTVIVPGFNPRDVPAREVLAALHDAAERGARVISICTGAFALAPTGLLDQRSATTHWYYTDELAQRYPRVQVDPDVLYVDHGDIASSAGMAAGIDLCLHLVRRDHGADAATDIARRMVVPPHRRGGQAQLLDRPLPPNGDTLAETCAWAREHLDQRLTVADLAQHAGYAPRTFARHFRAQTGTTPLRWLTAQRIHQARRLLEQTDRTVTDIARNVGLGTAANLRAQLARDAHTSPNAYRRTYQESHREPRYDEDSAH; the protein is encoded by the coding sequence ATGCCAATGCATCAGATCAGTGTGCTCGCGTTGCCAGGGGTCGTGCTGTTCGATCTGGCGATCGCGCTGGAGGTCTTCGACAACCAGCCGGACCGCTACACCACCACGGTTTGCGCCCCCAGCTCTGGTCCGGTGCCCAGCACCGGGCCGGTCCCCGTCCACGCCGCGGCAGGGCTCACATCACTGGTCGAAGCCGACACGGTGATCGTCCCCGGCTTCAACCCGCGAGACGTTCCCGCGCGGGAAGTGCTCGCGGCGCTGCACGATGCCGCCGAGCGAGGCGCACGAGTGATCTCGATCTGCACCGGCGCGTTCGCCCTGGCTCCCACAGGCCTGCTTGACCAGCGATCCGCGACCACCCACTGGTACTACACCGACGAGCTCGCCCAGCGTTATCCACGAGTCCAAGTCGACCCGGACGTGCTCTACGTCGATCACGGCGACATCGCCAGCAGCGCCGGAATGGCCGCCGGGATCGATCTGTGCCTGCACCTCGTGCGCCGGGACCACGGCGCCGATGCGGCTACCGACATCGCGCGTCGCATGGTCGTCCCTCCCCACCGCCGTGGTGGTCAGGCCCAACTGCTGGACCGGCCGCTGCCTCCCAACGGCGACACTCTCGCCGAGACCTGCGCCTGGGCACGTGAGCACCTGGACCAGCGACTGACCGTCGCTGACCTCGCCCAGCACGCCGGATACGCACCCCGCACCTTCGCCCGACACTTCCGGGCCCAAACCGGCACAACCCCCTTGCGGTGGCTGACCGCCCAACGCATCCACCAAGCCCGCAGGCTGCTGGAACAAACCGACCGCACCGTGACCGACATCGCCCGCAACGTCGGACTGGGAACCGCTGCCAATCTGCGCGCACAACTCGCCCGCGACGCTCACACCAGCCCCAACGCGTACCGACGCACCTACCAGGAATCACATCGGGAACCTCGCTACGACGAGGACAGTGCGCACTGA
- a CDS encoding ribbon-helix-helix protein, CopG family, translating to MTRSEDNRALRRARHAEIRAEVAAEEAENAEAEAVENATTLDVPLHLRIDQQLDAQLREWAATEHIPTSALVRRLLRQAIQEHHGVSPTIAQVEEIARRVAREELHHS from the coding sequence ATGACGAGGAGCGAGGACAACCGGGCACTCCGCCGTGCCAGACATGCGGAGATCCGAGCCGAAGTAGCAGCGGAAGAGGCCGAGAACGCCGAAGCGGAAGCGGTCGAAAACGCTACGACGCTGGATGTCCCGCTGCACTTGCGCATCGATCAGCAACTGGACGCACAGCTACGCGAGTGGGCCGCTACCGAGCACATCCCCACCTCGGCGCTGGTGCGCCGCCTGTTGCGGCAAGCCATACAGGAACATCACGGCGTCTCTCCCACCATTGCTCAGGTGGAAGAGATCGCCCGCCGTGTGGCACGCGAAGAACTCCACCACAGCTGA